A window of bacterium contains these coding sequences:
- the pseC gene encoding UDP-4-amino-4,6-dideoxy-N-acetyl-beta-L-altrosamine transaminase encodes MIPYSHQSIDKDDVAAVVRVLKSDFLTQGPKVKEFEEVLAKKTGAKFAVAFSSGTAALEAAFAAAGIQKGDEIITSPLTFAATTNAVLWTGAKVVFADVEAETGTLDPAMVARKITSRTKVIVPVDYAGFPAHLHELRKLAKRHGLIFIEDAAHSLGAVYRGRRIGGLSDMTMFSFHPVKSITTGEGGAITTNNKKYLAKLIRFREHGITKDTHLFVRKNQGDWYHEMQELGHNYRLTDLQAALGLSQLNKLERFIKARRALAEHYTEAFAHNPNLIPPVEGRDRQSSWHLYPLRLAKRLVPKRAEIFRKLRQRGIGVQVHYIPVYLHPYYQKLGYKKGLCQNAEAFYEAEVSIPLYPDLSRKDQDFVIKTIHELTEL; translated from the coding sequence ATGATTCCCTACAGCCATCAATCGATAGACAAGGATGACGTAGCTGCCGTTGTTCGCGTTCTTAAATCGGACTTTCTTACTCAGGGACCAAAGGTGAAGGAGTTTGAAGAGGTGCTCGCAAAAAAGACAGGCGCCAAGTTTGCCGTTGCGTTTTCGTCAGGAACGGCCGCACTTGAAGCCGCCTTTGCCGCGGCGGGAATACAAAAAGGTGATGAAATTATTACCTCGCCGCTCACCTTTGCGGCGACTACCAATGCCGTTCTGTGGACGGGCGCGAAGGTTGTTTTTGCCGATGTGGAGGCCGAAACCGGAACGCTTGACCCAGCAATGGTGGCGCGAAAGATTACCTCAAGGACAAAGGTCATTGTGCCGGTTGATTACGCCGGATTTCCGGCACACCTGCATGAACTGCGAAAGCTCGCCAAAAGACATGGGTTGATTTTTATTGAGGACGCCGCGCATTCCCTTGGCGCCGTGTATCGGGGCAGACGTATCGGTGGACTTTCCGACATGACCATGTTCAGTTTTCATCCGGTGAAGTCCATCACAACCGGAGAAGGCGGGGCCATTACCACAAATAACAAGAAATATCTTGCAAAGCTGATTCGTTTCCGCGAGCACGGGATAACCAAGGATACACATTTGTTTGTGAGAAAGAATCAGGGCGACTGGTATCATGAAATGCAGGAACTCGGACATAATTATCGCCTGACGGACCTTCAGGCCGCGCTCGGTCTCTCCCAGCTCAACAAATTGGAGAGGTTTATAAAAGCGCGCCGCGCATTGGCCGAGCACTACACAGAGGCCTTTGCACATAATCCGAATTTGATTCCACCGGTTGAAGGCCGCGACAGGCAAAGCAGCTGGCATCTCTACCCACTTCGGCTTGCGAAACGTCTCGTACCGAAGCGTGCGGAGATTTTCAGAAAACTTCGGCAGCGCGGCATCGGCGTGCAAGTACACTATATCCCCGTATATCTGCATCCGTACTACCAAAAGCTCGGCTACAAAAAAGGGCTGTGTCAAAACGCAGAGGCATTTTACGAGGCGGAAGTTTCTATTCCTTTGTATCCGGATTTGAGCAGGAAAGACCAGGATTTTGTCATTAAAACAATACACGAATTGACCGAGTTATAG
- a CDS encoding GNAT family protein gives MKKAFIEGKKVYLRTIGTEDLTDVYRDWLNDSEICLFNSHHRFPNYDENMKEYYERIIKSRTNLILAIVDRGTDRHIGNVALQDIDFLNQNAELAVIIGDKDFWSRGVGYDACSLIMTHGFTELNLHRMYCGTFGDNVGMQKLALKLGFKPEGISRGQVFKNGSFKDVIRYGILRHEFKV, from the coding sequence ATGAAGAAAGCTTTTATAGAAGGTAAGAAGGTATATTTAAGGACTATCGGCACAGAAGATCTAACCGATGTGTATCGTGATTGGTTGAATGATTCCGAGATTTGTCTTTTTAACTCACATCATCGATTCCCGAATTACGATGAGAATATGAAAGAGTACTATGAGCGCATCATTAAATCGCGTACTAACCTCATTCTTGCGATTGTTGATCGGGGAACGGATCGGCACATCGGCAATGTCGCGCTCCAGGATATTGATTTCTTGAATCAGAATGCCGAGTTGGCGGTCATTATCGGTGATAAAGATTTTTGGAGTCGAGGGGTTGGATATGACGCCTGTTCGCTTATCATGACCCACGGTTTTACGGAGCTTAATCTGCATAGGATGTATTGCGGCACCTTTGGGGATAATGTGGGCATGCAGAAGCTCGCCCTGAAACTCGGTTTCAAACCGGAAGGAATCTCCCGCGGACAGGTCTTCAAAAACGGTAGCTTTAAAGATGTGATTCGATATGGGATTTTACGGCATGAATTTAAAGTTTAA